From Leptospira stimsonii, the proteins below share one genomic window:
- the lsa23 gene encoding surface adhesion protein Lsa23 — protein sequence MFFRRILILALFLFWISNCEIGKNDLPHFTGNPECSLDELPVFVQPANDIEDGNSLEAVYCSARETSSGKRIELSLVFRDERHPSAWKDFMYRIYRKFRYGRSKDIESLRIQFSKTGEWSAIHLKNVYGGDQSFDADPVKHLDSILKPDLMKHDQKRPILYVNTWNHMFAENDKNPNLEKKILTEFEIRFGTREDLDGFYGGK from the coding sequence ATGTTCTTTCGCCGAATTCTTATCCTTGCTCTTTTCCTTTTCTGGATTTCCAATTGTGAAATCGGAAAAAACGACCTTCCCCACTTTACGGGAAATCCAGAATGTTCTTTAGATGAACTCCCGGTCTTTGTCCAACCCGCGAACGATATCGAAGACGGAAATTCTTTGGAAGCCGTCTATTGCTCCGCGAGGGAAACTTCCTCCGGAAAAAGAATCGAATTGAGTCTTGTTTTTCGGGACGAGAGGCATCCTTCTGCTTGGAAGGATTTTATGTATCGAATTTACAGAAAGTTTCGTTATGGAAGATCCAAGGACATTGAAAGTCTCCGCATTCAATTTTCGAAAACGGGAGAATGGAGCGCGATTCATCTCAAGAATGTCTACGGAGGCGATCAAAGCTTCGACGCCGATCCCGTAAAACATTTGGATTCGATTCTCAAACCGGATCTGATGAAGCACGATCAAAAAAGACCGATTCTTTATGTGAATACTTGGAATCATATGTTCGCGGAAAACGACAAGAATCCGAATCTTGAAAAAAAAATCTTAACCGAATTCGAAATTCGTTTTGGGACAAGAGAAGATTTAGACGGCTTTTACGGCGGTAAGTAA